The Roseimicrobium gellanilyticum genome window below encodes:
- a CDS encoding IS4 family transposase, with protein sequence MSAQRLRRVRERCGRGLQGKSKVSFAQFVWGMVMQALSSGGTLGHHVRTMSNVSISDEAAIQRRAGLSWEWFEELFAEVLRPRAQHECHPLSFYHGHRLLGVDGSQWSLRNTRAIGSRAGARHRNASREAAFYKFSGAVLVELGTHQPLAAARGLPCAQGMAGELTLARELLGSIPKKEDTLLLADRYYGSARFIADVRHAAGARCQLLVRVKSSCKTRVLDKLSDGSALVETRVCQPGTTRPAGTLQLREIRGEVWRQPSQKDQEGEMAPPERTEVRLWTTLLDEQKHPAVELLALYAKRWEQELFFGELKRHTGRQHLMRATTLEGAETEFGANILAASLLAAHRVKTAQSVSLEPVRISVDKIGSALEALLPVLSIAGSLITARQRQGIITKFLEHMARESIIRPRRARTCQRGVRKPQDSWPRIHERSSRNGHFEFKLIPW encoded by the coding sequence GGCAAAAGCAAAGTGTCCTTTGCCCAGTTTGTTTGGGGCATGGTGATGCAGGCGCTGAGTTCTGGTGGCACTTTGGGGCATCATGTCCGAACCATGAGCAACGTTTCCATCAGCGATGAAGCCGCCATCCAGCGTAGAGCAGGGTTGTCTTGGGAGTGGTTTGAAGAGCTCTTTGCAGAGGTGCTGCGTCCGCGTGCTCAACACGAGTGCCACCCCTTGAGTTTTTATCACGGACATCGGCTCCTGGGAGTGGATGGTTCACAATGGAGCCTGCGCAACACCCGGGCCATCGGGAGCCGTGCAGGCGCACGCCATCGCAACGCCAGCAGGGAAGCCGCCTTCTACAAGTTCAGTGGCGCGGTGCTGGTGGAACTGGGCACGCACCAGCCTCTGGCAGCAGCACGCGGGCTGCCTTGTGCCCAGGGCATGGCGGGAGAGCTCACGCTGGCACGCGAGCTGTTGGGTTCCATTCCCAAGAAGGAAGACACCTTGCTGCTGGCAGACCGCTACTATGGCAGCGCGCGCTTCATCGCCGATGTGCGCCATGCAGCCGGAGCACGATGCCAGTTGCTGGTGCGCGTTAAAAGTTCGTGCAAGACCAGGGTGCTTGATAAACTCAGCGATGGCAGTGCCTTGGTGGAGACACGCGTATGCCAGCCAGGCACGACACGGCCAGCAGGAACACTGCAACTGCGTGAGATTCGTGGCGAAGTGTGGCGCCAGCCCTCCCAAAAAGACCAGGAGGGCGAGATGGCACCACCCGAGCGCACCGAGGTGCGCTTGTGGACGACGTTGCTGGATGAGCAAAAGCATCCTGCCGTGGAACTGCTGGCCTTGTATGCGAAGCGATGGGAGCAGGAGCTGTTCTTCGGCGAACTCAAACGCCATACCGGCAGGCAGCATCTGATGCGTGCCACCACACTGGAAGGAGCGGAGACGGAGTTCGGAGCCAACATCCTCGCGGCCAGCCTGCTGGCAGCCCATCGTGTGAAGACTGCTCAAAGTGTGTCCCTGGAGCCCGTGCGCATCAGCGTGGACAAGATAGGCAGCGCCCTGGAGGCCTTGCTGCCAGTGCTCAGCATCGCGGGTTCACTCATCACTGCCAGGCAACGCCAGGGCATCATCACCAAGTTCCTGGAGCACATGGCCAGAGAGTCCATCATCAGACCGAGAAGGGCCCGGACTTGTCAGCGTGGCGTGCGCAAACCTCAGGACTCCTGGCCACGTATCCATGAGCGCTCCTCCCGCAATGGTCACTTCGAGTTTAAGCTCATACCATGGTAA